GCGAACGGCGCCCCCGGTTCCGGAATCGGAATCGGGCGGGGCTTCGGTTCGACACTTGCCCGGCTCCTTCGTTTCCAGGTCCGCTCAAACAGATTCCACGCCTGCGCGGAAGCAGGCCCCTGTACCTCCACAGCCAGATCATGGAAGCCTCCCTCTCCGGGGAGCCGTTCATACTCCGCCGCGATATTCATGCCGCCGATCAACACCCAGTGATCATCCACCAACAGCATTTTTCGGTGGTCGCGATGCTTCACACCCCAGCCGGGAACCCACGGCAAAGGCGGATGATAAACGAACACTTCGCCGCCAGCTTTTAGCAACGGATCGAAAAAAGAATCCCTCGTCCAGAGAGACCCAATTCCATCGTAAATCACCCGAACCTTGCACCCTCTTCGAGCCGCTTCGACCAAATCGCGGAGAACTCTCCGGCCGGTAGCATCGCCTTCAAACATGTAGATTTCGAGCGCGATCTGTTTCGCGGCGCTGGAAATAGCCCGATGGATCGCTGTGAAAATCTCGCGGCCGTCACAAAGAACGCGAAGAACGTTTCCCGACGAGGTGGCCCTCGGG
This Bdellovibrionota bacterium DNA region includes the following protein-coding sequences:
- a CDS encoding phosphatidylserine/phosphatidylglycerophosphate/cardiolipin synthase family protein: MAESYPFDPRATSSGNVLRVLCDGREIFTAIHRAISSAAKQIALEIYMFEGDATGRRVLRDLVEAARRGCKVRVIYDGIGSLWTRDSFFDPLLKAGGEVFVYHPPLPWVPGWGVKHRDHRKMLLVDDHWVLIGGMNIAAEYERLPGEGGFHDLAVEVQGPASAQAWNLFERTWKRRSRASVEPKPRPIPIPEPGAPFAEIVGNGRFRDRWRIRRRILYAIRQAEESIDIVNPYFLPDPGLIRALRDAVRRGVRVRVIVPRASDVPIVDLASMVAQRKLIRREVAVYIWPGIVHAKAVSIDRTWLCIGTYNFDHLSLFNNLEVVVNALDHGAGEQLGSILERDVTLGTRLTEEYFLRLPWWTRIGARLFYRLRTFL